One genomic window of Actinoplanes lobatus includes the following:
- a CDS encoding TIGR03617 family F420-dependent LLM class oxidoreductase translates to MLVDYAAPVAASPAEAEAAAVSAEQVGYDGFAAAETKHDVFTTLTLVARATSRIALQSGIAVAFARNPMTVAVLANDLQLISEGRFRLGLGSQVRPHIERRFAMPWSRPAARMEEFVSALRAIWHSWATGERLMFRGEFYRHTLMSEFFDPGPNPFGIPGVELAAVGERMVAAAGRVADGLLVHPLTSRSYLGERIVPALRAARGGGLDGFGIEMSAMVVLGADEAARSRAEQAVRRQIAFYASTPAYRPVLELHGWGELADRLNTLSRRQAWAEMAAEISDDVLDCFAVSGDPATVAAGLRERFAGTIDRISLYTPYEADRYQLAAVRSALRG, encoded by the coding sequence ATGCTCGTTGACTATGCCGCGCCCGTCGCGGCCTCCCCGGCCGAGGCCGAAGCGGCGGCGGTCTCCGCGGAACAGGTGGGGTACGACGGCTTCGCGGCGGCCGAGACGAAGCACGACGTCTTCACCACCCTGACCCTGGTCGCGCGGGCCACCTCCCGGATCGCCCTGCAATCCGGGATCGCGGTGGCCTTCGCCCGTAACCCGATGACCGTGGCGGTCCTCGCCAACGACCTGCAACTGATCTCCGAGGGCCGGTTCCGGCTCGGGCTGGGCTCGCAGGTGCGCCCGCACATCGAGCGGCGGTTCGCGATGCCGTGGAGCCGCCCGGCCGCGCGGATGGAGGAGTTCGTGTCGGCGCTGCGGGCGATCTGGCACTCGTGGGCGACCGGCGAGCGGCTGATGTTCCGCGGCGAGTTCTACCGGCACACGCTGATGTCCGAGTTCTTCGACCCGGGGCCGAACCCGTTCGGCATTCCGGGGGTGGAGCTGGCCGCGGTCGGCGAGCGGATGGTGGCGGCCGCCGGCCGGGTCGCCGACGGGCTGCTGGTGCACCCGCTGACCAGCCGGTCCTATCTCGGGGAGCGGATCGTCCCGGCGCTGCGGGCGGCCCGCGGCGGCGGACTGGACGGTTTCGGCATCGAGATGAGCGCCATGGTGGTGCTCGGCGCCGACGAGGCGGCCCGGAGCCGGGCGGAGCAGGCGGTGCGGCGGCAGATCGCCTTCTACGCGTCGACCCCCGCCTACCGGCCGGTGCTGGAGCTGCACGGCTGGGGTGAGCTGGCGGACCGGCTCAACACGCTGTCCCGGCGGCAGGCGTGGGCCGAGATGGCCGCCGAGATCAGCGACGACGTGCTGGACTGTTTCGCGGTGTCCGGCGACCCGGCGACGGTGGCCGCCGGGCTGCGGGAGCGGTTCGCCGGCACGATCGACCGGATCTCGCTCTACACCCCGTACGAGGCGGACCGCTACCAGCTGGCGGCGGTCCGCTCCGCGCTCCGGGGCTGA
- a CDS encoding DUF427 domain-containing protein: MAKPRWEPGPDHPITITPAGEKVVVTAGGRVIAETENALLLQEAHYPPVRYVPLADVDPAVLERSSTTSYCPYKGDATYYSLPGAPDAVWEYQEPYDAVAAIKGHVAFYPDKVEFSA; this comes from the coding sequence ATGGCCAAACCTCGATGGGAACCCGGCCCGGACCACCCGATCACGATCACCCCGGCCGGGGAGAAGGTCGTGGTCACCGCCGGCGGCCGGGTGATCGCGGAGACCGAGAACGCGCTGCTGCTCCAGGAGGCGCACTATCCGCCGGTCCGGTACGTGCCGCTCGCCGACGTCGACCCGGCCGTGCTGGAGCGCAGCAGCACCACGTCCTACTGCCCGTACAAGGGCGACGCCACCTACTACTCCCTGCCCGGCGCGCCGGACGCCGTCTGGGAGTACCAGGAACCCTACGACGCGGTCGCCGCGATCAAGGGTCACGTCGCCTTCTACCCGGACAAGGTGGAGTTCTCCGCCTAG
- a CDS encoding SDR family oxidoreductase, with protein MTIAVTGATGHLGRLVVDALIARGAAPGDIVATARDTTKAAGLAALGVQVREADYDRPETLAAAFAGVDRLLLISGNAIGQRVSQHTAVVEAAKAAGVGFLAYTSILRADTSPIGLAPEHLATEQVVAASGIPFALLRNGWYIENYAASFGPAVEHGALLGSAGDGRIAAATRADFAEAAAVVLLRGEPGVHELAGDQPFTMAELAAEVARQTGAPVAYQDLPADDYRAALVTAGLPGQFADLFADTDVKIRDGHLDDSTGTLSRLIGRSTTPLAEAVATALKG; from the coding sequence ATGACCATCGCCGTCACCGGAGCCACCGGACACCTGGGCCGCCTCGTCGTCGACGCGCTCATCGCGCGCGGCGCCGCCCCCGGCGACATCGTCGCCACGGCCCGGGACACCACGAAGGCCGCCGGTTTGGCCGCCCTCGGGGTCCAGGTGCGCGAGGCCGACTACGACCGCCCGGAGACCCTGGCCGCCGCGTTCGCCGGGGTCGACCGACTGCTGCTGATCTCCGGCAACGCGATCGGGCAGCGGGTCTCCCAGCACACCGCGGTCGTCGAGGCGGCCAAGGCGGCCGGGGTGGGCTTCCTGGCCTACACCAGCATCCTGCGGGCCGACACGTCGCCGATCGGGCTGGCCCCCGAGCACCTGGCCACCGAGCAGGTCGTGGCGGCGTCCGGCATCCCGTTCGCCCTGCTGCGCAACGGGTGGTACATCGAGAACTACGCGGCCTCGTTCGGCCCGGCCGTCGAGCACGGCGCCCTGCTCGGCAGCGCCGGCGACGGCCGGATCGCCGCCGCCACCCGCGCCGACTTCGCCGAGGCGGCCGCCGTCGTGCTGCTGCGCGGCGAGCCCGGCGTCCACGAGCTGGCCGGCGACCAGCCGTTCACCATGGCCGAACTGGCCGCCGAGGTGGCCCGCCAGACCGGCGCCCCGGTGGCGTACCAGGACCTGCCGGCCGACGATTACCGGGCCGCGCTGGTCACCGCCGGCCTGCCCGGGCAGTTCGCCGACCTGTTCGCGGACACCGACGTCAAGATCCGGGACGGGCACCTGGACGACAGCACCGGCACCCTGTCCCGGCTGATCGGCCGCTCCACCACCCCGCTGGCCGAGGCGGTCGCAACCGCCCTCAAAGGCTGA
- a CDS encoding winged helix-turn-helix transcriptional regulator, with translation MDEDFAASVFERNCASRGVLTDITGRWGSLALGALHEGAFRFNALRRRVDGVSEKMLAQTLQALERDGLVRREVQATIPPRVEYSLTDLGERVAAKMKELIVLVEGEMDQVRVAQEAYDRAH, from the coding sequence GTGGATGAGGACTTCGCGGCCAGCGTGTTCGAGCGGAACTGCGCCTCCCGTGGCGTCCTGACCGACATCACCGGCCGCTGGGGCAGCCTGGCGCTGGGCGCGCTGCACGAGGGGGCGTTCCGGTTCAACGCCCTGCGCCGCCGGGTCGACGGGGTGAGCGAGAAGATGCTGGCCCAGACGCTTCAGGCACTGGAACGTGACGGCCTGGTCCGGCGCGAGGTGCAGGCCACCATCCCGCCCCGGGTGGAGTACAGCCTCACCGATCTCGGCGAGCGGGTCGCCGCCAAGATGAAGGAACTCATCGTCCTGGTCGAGGGCGAGATGGATCAGGTTCGCGTGGCGCAGGAGGCGTACGACCGGGCGCATTGA
- a CDS encoding UBP-type zinc finger domain-containing protein produces MSSDAPIQADVPPSGTGCAECLGTGGWWFHLRRCARCGHVGCCDSSPSQHATAHWRQTGHPVIQSFEPGEDWFWDFDSEQAGSGPELAPPTSHPAGQPAPGPAGAVPADWASRLNR; encoded by the coding sequence GTGAGCTCCGACGCCCCGATCCAGGCCGACGTCCCGCCCTCCGGCACCGGCTGCGCCGAGTGTCTCGGCACCGGTGGCTGGTGGTTCCACCTGCGCCGGTGCGCCCGCTGCGGCCACGTGGGCTGCTGCGACTCCTCGCCCTCACAGCACGCCACCGCCCACTGGAGGCAGACCGGGCACCCGGTCATCCAGTCGTTCGAGCCCGGCGAGGACTGGTTCTGGGACTTCGACAGCGAGCAGGCCGGCTCCGGTCCCGAGCTGGCGCCGCCCACCAGTCACCCGGCCGGCCAGCCGGCCCCCGGCCCGGCCGGCGCCGTCCCGGCGGACTGGGCAAGTCGTCTGAACCGCTGA
- a CDS encoding methyl-accepting chemotaxis protein, giving the protein MRGLHDIGIAKRLGVIVTTGAVALGAMATVTLAGQSALSTQAEKMRSLEACLAAMNHLNNRQSELKVDAYRSALGHDVSGDAVDDVDSATSAADAVEGCGLSTAMLQEFQGYRPDFADFNTFITDFVAAGVANPKSVVGRTDDIAERNNKTDDELDALTEKVEAEIAVQKAEMADTVSSTRTMTIVVAGIGLALLIGMAVPMVRSILGPIRKLGVVIDALDRGDLTARSEITSRDEIGTMAAGLDRSLDKLRQSMRTIAEGAGGLATASNQLAGVSAQIADAADNTDRQSTSASDEADEISRNVQTVAAGSEEMGLSIREISRNTSEAAQIASIAVTEAARATDTIRQLGESSAEIGNVIKLITSIAEQTNLLALNATIEAARAGDAGKGFAVVASEVKDLAQETARATEDIHRRVNAIQQDTGGAVEVINRISEVIAQINDFQTTIASAVEQQTATTGEMSRSIAEVAAGSSRIAANIGDVSAASAATVGGVTQTREASAAVSRTADELRGLVGTFTF; this is encoded by the coding sequence GTGCGCGGGCTACACGACATCGGTATCGCCAAGAGGCTGGGCGTCATCGTCACCACCGGCGCGGTCGCGCTCGGCGCGATGGCGACGGTCACCCTGGCCGGACAGTCGGCGCTGTCCACCCAGGCCGAGAAGATGCGCAGCCTGGAAGCCTGTCTCGCGGCGATGAACCATCTCAACAACCGCCAGAGCGAGTTGAAGGTGGACGCCTACCGGTCCGCGCTCGGGCACGACGTGAGCGGCGACGCGGTCGACGACGTCGACTCCGCGACCAGCGCCGCCGACGCCGTCGAGGGGTGCGGCCTGTCCACCGCCATGCTTCAGGAGTTCCAGGGCTACCGCCCGGACTTCGCCGACTTCAACACCTTCATCACCGACTTCGTCGCCGCCGGTGTGGCGAACCCGAAGTCGGTGGTCGGCCGGACCGACGACATCGCCGAGCGCAACAACAAGACCGACGACGAACTCGACGCGCTCACCGAGAAGGTGGAGGCCGAGATCGCCGTGCAGAAGGCGGAGATGGCCGACACCGTCAGCTCCACCCGTACGATGACGATCGTGGTGGCCGGAATCGGCCTGGCCCTGCTGATCGGCATGGCCGTCCCGATGGTCCGGTCGATCCTCGGCCCGATCCGCAAGCTGGGCGTGGTGATCGACGCCCTGGACCGCGGCGACCTCACCGCCCGCTCCGAGATCACCAGCCGCGACGAGATCGGCACCATGGCCGCCGGCCTGGACCGCTCGCTGGACAAGCTGCGCCAGTCGATGCGGACCATCGCCGAGGGCGCCGGCGGGCTCGCCACCGCGTCGAACCAGCTGGCCGGCGTCTCCGCCCAGATCGCCGACGCCGCCGACAACACCGACCGGCAGAGCACCTCGGCGTCCGACGAGGCCGACGAGATCTCCCGCAACGTGCAGACGGTCGCGGCCGGCTCCGAGGAGATGGGCCTGTCGATCCGGGAGATCTCCCGCAACACCAGCGAGGCCGCCCAGATCGCCTCGATCGCGGTGACCGAGGCCGCCCGCGCCACCGACACCATCCGTCAGCTCGGCGAGTCATCCGCCGAGATCGGCAACGTCATCAAGCTGATCACGTCGATCGCCGAGCAGACCAACCTGCTCGCCCTCAACGCCACCATCGAGGCGGCCCGGGCCGGCGACGCCGGCAAGGGGTTCGCCGTGGTCGCCTCCGAGGTCAAGGACCTCGCCCAGGAGACCGCCCGCGCGACCGAGGACATCCACCGCCGGGTCAACGCCATCCAGCAGGACACCGGCGGCGCGGTCGAGGTCATCAACCGCATCTCCGAGGTCATCGCCCAGATCAACGACTTCCAGACCACGATCGCCTCGGCGGTCGAGCAGCAGACCGCCACCACCGGCGAGATGAGCCGCAGCATCGCCGAGGTCGCCGCCGGTTCCAGCCGGATCGCGGCGAACATCGGCGACGTCTCCGCGGCCAGCGCGGCCACGGTCGGCGGCGTCACGCAGACCCGGGAGGCCAGTGCGGCGGTGTCGCGTACCGCCGACGAGTTGCGCGGCCTGGTCGGCACGTTCACCTTCTGA
- a CDS encoding GGDEF domain-containing protein → MPSDQALLSRRRMIEISGLVSRGIGLVCTALYAAGVGAMSSGQLESSGMRSASWVAVALMLCCNLVAVHNLRRPLARWYELRSAVQVALDAAVICGFVVIAEGQTRETTWPLMALAVVIAAVRHRLPGAVLVWALTSAVFVAAFPNSPDVPFVLGVNVMIAVITGTQSSSLARHLRTLQETRAALQHQATHDGLTGLPNRAHLAGCADRFTGRPLGVLLLDLNGFKLVNDTHGHAAGDLLLHRIGDRLTTAMRDVTSPDGDAPVVGRVGGDEFLVLLPGAGPGTVAAACERIREAVPVPADLGDGVRVTVGVSIGVALRPAGGEATLAALTAEADAAMYREKHGRRQAA, encoded by the coding sequence GTGCCTTCGGACCAGGCGTTGCTGTCCCGGCGGCGCATGATCGAGATCTCGGGCCTGGTGTCGCGGGGCATCGGCCTCGTCTGCACGGCCCTCTACGCGGCCGGGGTCGGCGCCATGTCGTCCGGCCAACTGGAGAGCTCCGGGATGCGGTCGGCGAGCTGGGTCGCCGTCGCCCTCATGCTGTGCTGCAACCTGGTGGCCGTCCACAACCTCCGGCGCCCGCTCGCGCGCTGGTACGAGCTGCGCAGCGCGGTCCAGGTCGCGCTGGACGCCGCGGTGATCTGCGGGTTCGTGGTGATCGCCGAGGGGCAGACCAGGGAGACCACCTGGCCGCTGATGGCCCTCGCCGTGGTGATCGCCGCGGTCCGGCACCGGCTGCCCGGCGCTGTGCTCGTCTGGGCGCTGACCTCGGCCGTCTTCGTGGCCGCCTTCCCGAACTCGCCGGACGTCCCGTTCGTGCTCGGCGTCAACGTGATGATCGCGGTGATCACCGGAACCCAGTCCTCCAGCCTGGCCCGGCACCTGCGGACCCTCCAGGAGACCCGGGCGGCGCTCCAGCACCAGGCCACCCACGACGGGCTCACCGGGCTGCCCAACCGGGCGCACCTGGCCGGCTGCGCGGACCGGTTCACCGGCCGGCCGCTCGGCGTGCTGCTGCTCGACCTCAACGGGTTCAAGCTGGTCAACGACACCCACGGGCACGCCGCCGGGGACCTGCTGCTGCATCGGATCGGTGACCGGCTGACCACCGCCATGCGCGACGTCACCTCACCGGACGGCGACGCGCCGGTGGTGGGACGCGTCGGCGGCGACGAGTTCCTGGTCCTGCTGCCCGGGGCCGGTCCCGGCACGGTGGCCGCGGCCTGCGAGCGGATCCGGGAGGCTGTCCCGGTGCCCGCGGACCTGGGCGACGGCGTACGGGTGACGGTGGGCGTGAGCATCGGTGTGGCGCTGCGGCCGGCCGGGGGAGAGGCGACCCTGGCCGCGCTGACCGCCGAGGCGGACGCCGCCATGTACCGGGAGAAGCACGGCCGCCGACAGGCCGCTTGA
- a CDS encoding cellulase family glycosylhydrolase, which produces MKRRLAVLAAVLITLTASVLTFVNPAYAATGLHIEGRNIVEANGNTFVMRGINHMHTWYAGQTGSFADMKAAGANTVRVVLSGGRWTANTAADVTNVINLCKANKLICVLENHDTTGYGEDGAAYTLDQAVNYWIGLKSVLTGQENYVVINIGNEPIGNTNPSQWTAATVAAIQKMRTNGFEHMLMIDAPNWGQDWQYVMRDNAQTVLDADTRKNTMLSIHMYAVFNTASSITAYLDHFQSRGWPLVIGEFGWQFDSGQVDDQTLMAEAQARGIGYLGWSWAGNTDPILDMTNSFNAASLTTWGQRIVNGTNGLKATSKEATIFGGTTPSSPSSSSPSPSSPSPSPSSPSPSPSNPAGACTATYTIAGQWPGGFQGEVKVTAGSAAIKGWTVTWTYANGQTVNNAWSATVTSSGSAVTARNVSYNGSVAAGGTTSFGFLGSWTGTNSVPALTCTAS; this is translated from the coding sequence ATGAAGAGAAGACTGGCCGTTCTGGCCGCCGTCCTCATCACCCTCACCGCATCCGTGCTCACGTTCGTCAACCCCGCCTACGCCGCGACCGGTCTGCACATCGAGGGCCGCAACATCGTCGAGGCCAACGGCAACACGTTCGTGATGCGCGGCATCAACCACATGCACACCTGGTACGCCGGGCAGACCGGCTCCTTCGCCGACATGAAGGCGGCCGGCGCCAACACGGTCCGGGTGGTGCTCAGCGGCGGCCGCTGGACCGCCAACACCGCCGCCGACGTGACCAACGTGATCAACCTGTGCAAGGCGAACAAGCTGATCTGCGTGCTGGAGAACCACGACACCACCGGGTACGGCGAGGACGGCGCGGCCTACACCCTGGACCAGGCGGTGAACTACTGGATCGGCCTGAAGAGCGTGCTCACCGGCCAGGAGAACTACGTCGTCATCAACATCGGCAACGAGCCGATCGGCAACACGAACCCGTCGCAGTGGACCGCCGCGACCGTCGCCGCCATCCAGAAGATGCGCACCAACGGGTTCGAGCACATGCTGATGATCGACGCCCCGAACTGGGGCCAGGACTGGCAGTACGTGATGCGGGACAACGCGCAGACGGTGCTGGACGCGGACACCCGCAAGAACACGATGCTGTCGATCCACATGTACGCGGTGTTCAACACGGCGTCGTCCATCACCGCGTACCTGGATCACTTCCAGAGCCGCGGCTGGCCGCTGGTGATCGGTGAGTTCGGCTGGCAGTTCGACTCCGGTCAGGTCGACGACCAGACGCTGATGGCCGAGGCGCAGGCCCGCGGCATCGGCTACCTGGGCTGGTCCTGGGCCGGCAACACCGACCCGATCCTGGACATGACCAACAGCTTCAACGCCGCCTCGCTGACCACCTGGGGCCAGCGCATCGTGAACGGCACGAACGGGCTGAAGGCCACCAGCAAGGAGGCCACCATCTTCGGCGGGACCACGCCCAGCTCGCCCAGCTCGTCCTCGCCGTCGCCGAGTTCCCCGTCGCCGTCACCCAGCTCGCCGTCCCCGTCGCCGTCGAACCCGGCCGGCGCCTGCACCGCCACCTACACGATCGCCGGCCAGTGGCCGGGCGGCTTCCAGGGTGAGGTGAAGGTGACCGCGGGCAGCGCCGCGATCAAGGGCTGGACCGTGACCTGGACCTACGCCAACGGCCAGACCGTGAACAACGCCTGGAGCGCGACCGTGACCAGCAGCGGGTCGGCGGTCACCGCCCGCAACGTGAGCTACAACGGCAGCGTCGCGGCCGGCGGCACGACGTCGTTCGGGTTCCTCGGATCCTGGACCGGGACGAACAGCGTGCCCGCGCTGACCTGCACCGCCAGCTGA
- a CDS encoding CaiB/BaiF CoA transferase family protein: MSSDSRGPLDGIRVVELAGLAPAPFGCMILADLGADVVLVDRPGGTGPIGPMQRGRRRVTVDLKSETGKAELLGLIERADVLVEGYRPGVAERLGFGPDDCERINPRLIYARMTGWGQDGPLAKAAGHDIDYIAISGALEPLGRPGERPHAPVNLLGDFAGGGMLLAVGILAALVERGVSGRGQVVDAAMVDGSSLLMTFLHGFLAEGRWPGGRGQNLLDGGAPFYDTYQASDGGYLAVGSLEPQFYAALLKGLGLDDDPDLPGQFDFAAWPELRRRFTERFAQRTRDEWASIFEGLDACVSPVLSLTEAPDHPHNRARNAFIEVDGVVQPAPAPRLSRTPAPTPEAVKPATVTEILSGWS, translated from the coding sequence GTGTCCTCTGACAGCCGGGGCCCCCTGGACGGTATCCGCGTCGTGGAGCTGGCCGGTCTCGCGCCGGCCCCGTTCGGCTGCATGATCCTCGCCGACCTGGGCGCCGACGTGGTGCTGGTCGACCGCCCCGGCGGTACCGGACCGATCGGTCCGATGCAGCGCGGCCGGCGCCGGGTGACCGTGGATCTCAAGTCGGAGACCGGTAAGGCCGAGCTGCTCGGCCTGATCGAACGGGCCGACGTGCTGGTCGAGGGCTACCGGCCGGGTGTGGCCGAGCGGCTCGGGTTCGGCCCGGACGACTGCGAGCGGATCAACCCGAGGCTGATCTACGCGCGGATGACCGGGTGGGGCCAGGACGGGCCGCTCGCGAAGGCCGCCGGGCACGACATCGACTACATCGCGATCTCCGGGGCCCTGGAACCGCTGGGCCGTCCCGGCGAGCGCCCGCACGCGCCGGTCAACCTGCTCGGCGACTTCGCGGGCGGCGGCATGCTGCTGGCCGTCGGCATCCTGGCGGCGCTGGTCGAGCGCGGCGTCTCCGGCCGCGGCCAGGTGGTCGACGCCGCGATGGTCGACGGCTCGTCGCTGCTGATGACCTTCCTGCACGGTTTCCTCGCCGAGGGCCGGTGGCCGGGCGGCCGCGGGCAGAACCTGCTCGACGGCGGCGCCCCGTTCTACGACACCTACCAGGCGTCCGACGGCGGCTACCTGGCCGTCGGCTCGCTCGAACCGCAGTTCTACGCGGCGCTGCTCAAGGGCCTCGGCCTCGACGACGACCCGGATCTGCCCGGCCAGTTCGACTTCGCGGCCTGGCCGGAGCTGCGCCGCCGGTTCACCGAGCGGTTCGCGCAGCGCACCCGCGACGAGTGGGCGTCGATCTTCGAGGGCCTGGACGCGTGCGTGAGCCCGGTCCTGTCGCTCACCGAGGCGCCGGACCATCCGCACAACCGGGCGCGGAACGCGTTCATCGAGGTCGACGGCGTGGTCCAGCCCGCTCCGGCGCCGCGCCTGAGCCGCACACCGGCGCCCACCCCGGAGGCCGTCAAACCCGCGACGGTCACCGAGATCCTGTCCGGTTGGTCCTAG
- a CDS encoding acyl-CoA dehydrogenase family protein, which translates to MPTPGLDGYVEPWRKPEHDDLAELARTFFTKEVVPHAERLERQGHPDREHYRRAGELGLLGLSIPEEYGGGGGDFTHEAVLLHEQTLAGEGSLGIAVHSGIVTGYLNEYGTEEQKRRWLPGLVSGELIGAIGMTEPDGGSDLQSIRTRAVRDGDDYVVSGSKTFITNGILADVLILAVKTDTSARAHGMSLLVCELTGDPEGFRRGRKIEKIGLHSNDTAELFFDDFRVPAANLLGAEGAGFIQMMQQLPQERLVIGVGAVAAMQRAVEMATGYAKERTAFGKPLIGHQNTRMVLADVATRTRVSRIFLDDCIQRHARGELDVSTAAMAKLYLTEGQCEVVDRCLQIFGGYGYTTEYPISKMYADARVQKIYGGTNEIMKELISRVL; encoded by the coding sequence ATGCCGACGCCTGGACTGGACGGTTATGTCGAACCGTGGCGCAAGCCGGAACACGACGACCTGGCCGAGCTCGCCCGCACCTTCTTCACCAAGGAGGTGGTGCCGCACGCCGAGCGGCTGGAGCGGCAGGGCCATCCCGACCGCGAGCACTACCGCCGGGCCGGCGAGCTGGGCCTGCTCGGCCTCTCCATCCCGGAGGAGTACGGCGGCGGGGGCGGCGACTTCACCCACGAGGCCGTGCTGCTGCACGAGCAGACGCTGGCCGGCGAGGGCAGCCTCGGCATCGCGGTGCACAGCGGGATCGTCACCGGCTACCTCAACGAATACGGCACCGAGGAGCAGAAGCGGCGCTGGCTGCCCGGCCTGGTGAGCGGCGAGCTGATCGGCGCCATCGGGATGACCGAGCCGGACGGCGGCTCGGACCTCCAGTCGATCCGCACGAGGGCGGTCCGCGACGGCGACGACTACGTGGTGAGCGGCTCGAAGACGTTCATCACCAACGGCATCCTCGCGGACGTGCTGATCCTGGCCGTGAAGACCGACACCTCGGCCCGCGCGCACGGCATGTCGCTGCTGGTCTGCGAGCTGACCGGCGACCCGGAGGGCTTCCGGCGGGGCCGGAAGATCGAGAAGATCGGTCTGCACTCCAACGACACCGCGGAGCTGTTCTTCGACGACTTCCGGGTGCCGGCCGCCAACCTGCTCGGCGCCGAGGGCGCCGGCTTCATCCAGATGATGCAGCAGCTGCCGCAGGAGCGGCTGGTCATCGGGGTGGGCGCGGTCGCCGCCATGCAGCGGGCCGTCGAGATGGCGACCGGGTACGCGAAGGAGCGCACCGCCTTCGGCAAGCCCCTGATCGGCCACCAGAACACCCGGATGGTGCTGGCCGACGTGGCGACCCGGACCCGCGTGTCCCGGATCTTCCTGGACGACTGCATCCAGCGGCACGCCCGTGGTGAGCTGGACGTGTCCACCGCCGCCATGGCCAAGCTCTACCTCACCGAGGGGCAGTGCGAGGTGGTCGACCGCTGCCTGCAGATCTTCGGCGGCTACGGCTACACCACCGAGTACCCGATCTCGAAGATGTACGCGGACGCCCGGGTCCAGAAGATCTACGGCGGCACGAACGAGATCATGAAGGAGCTGATCTCCCGTGTCCTCTGA
- a CDS encoding TetR/AcrR family transcriptional regulator: MVRIESMRRRRLEPDARREQILSVAIRHFGSRPYAEVSTTDVARDAGVARGLVNHYFGTKKDLYLAVVRVMLTVPDVALAQLPAGDLPERVDSIVGYFLDVVSRHSTSWLAATGAGGMAGDAEVNQVIAEAVDVAAAGVLRAVGMGDDPSPVLRAMCRSYVGLAIWTAQEWLQRGVLTRQQVHALLATSLIALVERVFPLH; the protein is encoded by the coding sequence GTGGTGCGCATCGAGTCGATGCGCCGGCGCAGGCTCGAGCCCGACGCGCGGCGCGAGCAGATCCTGTCGGTGGCGATCCGGCACTTCGGGTCACGGCCCTACGCCGAGGTGTCCACCACCGACGTGGCCCGGGACGCGGGAGTCGCGCGCGGCCTGGTCAACCACTATTTCGGTACGAAGAAGGATCTCTACCTCGCGGTCGTGCGGGTCATGCTCACCGTGCCCGACGTCGCCCTGGCACAGCTTCCCGCAGGCGACCTGCCGGAACGCGTCGACTCCATCGTCGGGTACTTCCTCGACGTCGTCTCCCGCCACAGCACCTCCTGGCTGGCCGCCACCGGCGCCGGCGGGATGGCCGGTGACGCCGAGGTGAACCAGGTGATCGCCGAGGCGGTCGACGTCGCCGCGGCCGGGGTGCTGCGCGCCGTCGGGATGGGGGACGACCCCTCGCCGGTGCTGCGGGCGATGTGCCGCTCCTACGTGGGCCTGGCGATCTGGACGGCCCAGGAGTGGTTGCAGCGGGGGGTTCTGACCCGCCAGCAGGTGCACGCCCTCCTGGCCACGTCGCTGATCGCCCTGGTGGAGCGGGTCTTCCCTCTGCACTAG